Proteins found in one Pontibacter sp. SGAir0037 genomic segment:
- a CDS encoding WYL domain-containing protein, with protein MSQLDILRRHLTILRLVQPPFLYPSKAKILERLRQEDLESVSARTFDRDKREIESFYGIRIKPSRKYRGYYLYQPEDEDLSNFRQFFQLLERCERLAFLTNSSDALRTSKYLLLKENQSQLGLQHLPVIWKALRMQLQLQFKYQTFHAPEPKPYQLDPLMLLEYRNRWYLAAWDAEEQRFMERMQEPQLTQVPVQTDRRAEFLALKQDALGVLYRP; from the coding sequence ATGAGCCAACTTGATATTCTCCGTCGGCACCTGACCATATTACGTCTGGTGCAGCCACCATTCCTATACCCCAGCAAAGCTAAAATATTAGAGCGTTTGCGCCAGGAAGATTTAGAATCGGTTTCCGCCAGAACATTTGATCGGGATAAACGGGAAATAGAAAGCTTCTATGGCATTCGGATAAAACCTTCCCGTAAATACAGAGGCTATTACCTGTACCAGCCTGAAGACGAAGACCTTTCTAATTTCAGGCAGTTTTTCCAGTTGCTGGAGCGGTGCGAGCGCCTGGCTTTCCTCACCAATTCGTCTGATGCGTTACGGACCAGCAAATACCTGCTGCTGAAAGAAAACCAGTCCCAACTGGGACTTCAGCATTTACCTGTTATTTGGAAAGCGCTAAGAATGCAGCTGCAACTCCAGTTTAAGTACCAGACTTTTCACGCTCCTGAACCAAAACCCTACCAGCTGGACCCGCTTATGCTGCTGGAGTATCGCAACCGCTGGTACCTGGCCGCCTGGGATGCGGAAGAACAACGTTTTATGGAGAGGATGCAGGAACCCCAGCTAACACAGGTGCCGGTGCAGACAGACAGAAGAGCCGAGTTTCTGGCGCTGAAGCAGGATGCGCTGGGAGTTTTATATAGGCCCTGA
- a CDS encoding WYL domain-containing protein, with product MRWEFYIGPDHKVAEVLLRVDTHMTPYIKTVPLHASQTIVEENANGTTICLRIIINPELEMAVLSYGEHVEVLEQILWT from the coding sequence ATGCGCTGGGAGTTTTATATAGGCCCTGACCATAAGGTGGCAGAGGTGCTGCTAAGAGTAGATACCCACATGACTCCTTATATCAAAACCGTGCCCCTACACGCCAGCCAGACCATTGTGGAGGAGAATGCAAACGGCACGACGATCTGCCTGCGCATTATTATTAATCCGGAGCTGGAGATGGCTGTCCTGAGCTATGGTGAGCATGTGGAGGTGCTGGAGCAGATACTCTGGACCTGA